A window of Hypnocyclicus thermotrophus contains these coding sequences:
- a CDS encoding methyl-accepting chemotaxis protein: MKLSTKINSGFLGIIGLLTILGVFSFINSNNIKKNTNFLGNTVIQELNIGDTLNTDNWDLMFDMRKYGFTLKERDFTVVEKILERFNKDIEKSKEIINKNKNLEYLREKVNAIDKALDNYKKLIYETHTLVSEELPIVNSNLDSLYLDIYNITKDFLNAKQSDLSKNFNMNNKIETTEDFFIYNNDLKEITSSLNNAQNIFLYLEKSQKNISENNSNSFSNNIKKINDALNILTSNEKDPIHLENLNKISNILEKYKEFGNKHLKIRARITELSSLRTDAGNIIIDLASTLKTSAFNKTISTIDNISVKSNNSLFTITIITILSIIIGIILAFLLSNSITKPIIRAVNELENGSEQVFNASEQLSLASQELAEGSSEQASSIEETSSTLDETSSMVKLNTENTKKAADLTQAAKEVALDGNNKMKEMSIAMHEIKNSSDEISKIIKVIDDIAFQTNILALNAAVEAARAGEAGMGFAVVAEEVRNLAQRSTQAAKDTSEMIEDSIEKSQKGVEIADKVAKALDEISKNSEKVSEIVKEIATASQEQSQGVIQISKAVSQMEQVTQNIASNAEESAAASEQLNSQAKSMKLIVGDLNYLVYGNNKSTNHTNIRSNTTSYKPTKLKSSFKNTELKAEDVIPLEDDPLDF; this comes from the coding sequence ATGAAATTAAGTACTAAAATTAATTCTGGTTTTTTAGGAATAATTGGATTATTAACTATTCTTGGAGTCTTTTCATTTATTAATTCAAATAATATTAAAAAAAATACTAATTTTTTAGGTAATACAGTTATACAAGAATTAAATATTGGAGATACTTTAAATACTGATAATTGGGATTTAATGTTTGATATGAGAAAATACGGATTTACACTTAAAGAAAGGGATTTTACTGTAGTTGAAAAGATATTAGAAAGATTTAATAAAGATATAGAAAAATCAAAAGAAATAATAAATAAAAATAAAAATTTGGAATATTTAAGAGAAAAAGTAAATGCAATTGATAAAGCATTAGATAATTATAAAAAATTAATTTATGAGACTCATACTTTAGTAAGCGAGGAATTACCTATAGTTAATTCAAATCTTGACTCCTTATATTTAGATATATATAACATTACAAAGGATTTTTTAAATGCTAAACAAAGTGATTTAAGTAAAAATTTTAATATGAATAATAAAATTGAAACAACAGAAGATTTTTTTATATATAATAATGATTTAAAAGAAATTACTAGTAGTTTAAATAATGCTCAAAATATTTTTTTATATCTAGAAAAAAGTCAAAAAAATATATCAGAAAATAATAGCAATTCATTTTCTAATAATATTAAAAAAATTAATGATGCATTAAATATTCTTACATCTAATGAAAAAGATCCAATCCATTTAGAAAATTTAAATAAAATAAGTAATATTTTAGAAAAATATAAAGAATTTGGTAATAAACATCTTAAAATACGAGCAAGAATAACAGAATTAAGTAGTTTAAGAACAGATGCCGGAAATATAATAATTGATCTAGCTTCTACTTTAAAAACTTCTGCATTTAATAAAACTATATCTACTATTGATAATATTTCTGTAAAATCAAATAATTCTTTATTTACTATTACAATAATTACTATTCTTTCTATAATTATTGGTATTATTTTAGCATTTTTACTTAGTAATTCTATTACAAAACCTATTATTAGAGCTGTTAATGAACTTGAAAATGGCAGTGAACAAGTATTTAATGCTTCTGAACAATTATCACTTGCTAGTCAAGAATTAGCTGAAGGAAGTTCAGAACAAGCATCATCAATAGAAGAAACATCCTCTACTCTTGATGAAACATCATCTATGGTAAAATTAAATACTGAAAATACTAAAAAAGCTGCTGATTTAACTCAAGCAGCAAAAGAAGTAGCCTTAGATGGAAATAATAAAATGAAAGAAATGAGTATTGCGATGCATGAAATAAAAAATTCTAGTGATGAAATTTCTAAAATAATAAAAGTTATAGATGATATAGCTTTTCAAACAAATATTTTAGCTTTAAATGCTGCTGTAGAAGCTGCTAGAGCTGGAGAAGCTGGTATGGGATTTGCTGTAGTTGCAGAAGAAGTGAGAAATTTAGCTCAAAGAAGTACTCAAGCAGCAAAAGATACATCTGAAATGATAGAAGATAGTATAGAAAAATCTCAAAAAGGAGTAGAAATAGCTGACAAAGTAGCAAAAGCACTAGATGAAATTTCTAAAAATTCTGAAAAAGTAAGTGAAATAGTAAAAGAAATAGCAACCGCAAGTCAAGAACAATCTCAAGGAGTAATTCAAATATCAAAAGCTGTGTCTCAAATGGAACAAGTTACACAAAATATAGCTTCAAATGCTGAAGAAAGTGCTGCTGCTTCCGAACAACTTAACTCACAGGCAAAAAGTATGAAACTAATTGTAGGAGATTTAAATTATTTAGTATATGGTAATAATAAATCAACTAATCATACAAATATAAGAAGTAATACTACATCATATAAACCAACTAAACTTAAAAGTTCCTTTAAAAATACTGAACTAAAAGCTGAAGATGTTATTCCTTTAGAAGATGACCCATTAGATTTTTAG
- a CDS encoding chemotaxis protein CheW, which yields MKEKSKYLTFVLKNENYGIPINVVKEIIAMLPITEVPKTPNFIKGVINLRGKVISIMDLRLKLGLEEKSYDERTCIIVVDINTSEISKQMGIAVDIVAEVIDIHESQIQEISKEEIQIDGEFIKGMAKVKDRVISLLDIEKILTKNKLQNL from the coding sequence ATGAAGGAAAAGTCCAAATACCTAACATTTGTACTAAAAAATGAAAATTATGGAATTCCTATCAATGTAGTAAAAGAAATTATAGCTATGTTACCTATTACAGAAGTACCTAAAACTCCTAATTTTATCAAAGGTGTAATTAATTTAAGAGGTAAAGTTATTTCAATTATGGACCTTAGATTAAAACTAGGACTAGAAGAAAAATCATATGATGAAAGGACTTGTATTATAGTAGTAGATATCAATACTTCTGAAATATCAAAACAAATGGGAATTGCTGTAGATATTGTTGCTGAAGTTATTGATATTCATGAATCACAAATACAAGAAATTTCTAAAGAAGAGATACAAATTGATGGTGAATTTATTAAAGGGATGGCTAAAGTAAAGGATCGAGTTATTAGTTTATTAGATATTGAAAAAATTCTTACAAAAAATAAATTACAAAACTTATAA
- a CDS encoding thioredoxin domain-containing protein gives MEKILFTTKSCPNCPPVKEMLKPYEDIKQLDAHENMDLVSKYGIRAVPTLVVDNGIDFEMFTGYDKIKSFIDNK, from the coding sequence ATGGAAAAAATATTATTTACAACAAAATCATGTCCAAATTGTCCACCAGTAAAAGAGATGTTAAAACCTTATGAAGATATAAAACAGCTTGATGCACATGAAAATATGGATTTAGTATCTAAATATGGAATAAGAGCCGTTCCTACTCTTGTTGTTGATAACGGAATAGACTTTGAAATGTTTACAGGGTATGATAAAATTAAAAGTTTTATTGATAACAAATAA
- a CDS encoding HD-GYP domain-containing protein, protein MKKVKVNELKPNMILAETILGKGGRILLSTGIKLNEALINKIKETGKKSIYIEEDKHEIKMEGIAESNGEKIHFGSQVDIEEHLNIELMQKVEDDFEEVANTVKNGILNLNLSEEEIVKNTGDVTEFIKNNFNSNYAYIFRSIMTIRDVDEYLYRHSVNVAVLSFLLAKWLGYNDEKLNKILYAGLLHDIGKLKVDQNVLNKPGKLTAEEFEIVKKHALYTYKILEDFRSLDKEILYGATFHHEKLDGSGYPFGLKDNKIPEFARIIAIADIFDAMTSNRVYHNKKSPFLVLEMFSTNSFGKLDPRIVYIFLQRFVEYYIGSEVILNNGKKAKIVRINFTEITKPLLLDENGDFIDMSKERDVKIDDFYVKELENFDK, encoded by the coding sequence ATGAAAAAAGTTAAAGTAAATGAGTTAAAGCCGAATATGATTTTAGCTGAAACTATACTTGGAAAAGGTGGAAGGATTCTTTTATCAACAGGAATAAAATTAAACGAAGCTCTCATTAATAAAATAAAAGAAACGGGCAAAAAATCTATATATATTGAAGAAGATAAACATGAGATTAAAATGGAAGGAATAGCAGAGAGCAATGGAGAAAAAATTCATTTTGGCTCACAAGTAGATATTGAAGAACATTTAAATATAGAATTAATGCAAAAAGTTGAAGATGATTTTGAAGAAGTTGCTAATACTGTAAAAAATGGAATTCTTAATCTAAATCTTAGTGAAGAAGAAATTGTTAAAAATACAGGAGATGTCACAGAATTTATTAAAAATAATTTTAATTCAAATTATGCATATATTTTTAGAAGTATTATGACAATAAGAGATGTAGATGAGTATTTATATAGGCATTCTGTTAATGTTGCCGTATTATCTTTTTTACTTGCTAAATGGTTAGGATATAATGATGAAAAATTAAACAAAATATTATATGCTGGATTGTTACATGATATAGGAAAATTAAAAGTGGATCAAAATGTTTTAAATAAACCAGGAAAACTTACAGCAGAAGAATTTGAAATAGTAAAAAAACATGCACTTTATACATATAAAATATTAGAAGATTTTAGATCACTAGATAAAGAAATACTTTATGGAGCAACATTTCATCATGAAAAACTTGATGGAAGTGGTTATCCATTTGGTTTGAAAGATAATAAAATACCTGAATTTGCAAGAATAATAGCTATTGCAGATATATTTGATGCGATGACTTCAAATAGAGTTTATCATAATAAAAAATCACCTTTTTTAGTACTGGAGATGTTTAGTACAAATAGCTTTGGGAAATTAGATCCACGTATTGTGTATATATTTTTACAAAGATTTGTAGAGTACTATATAGGAAGTGAAGTTATATTAAATAATGGTAAAAAAGCTAAAATAGTTAGAATTAATTTTACTGAAATAACAAAGCCTCTTTTATTAGATGAAAATGGAGATTTTATTGATATGTCCAAAGAAAGAGATGTAAAAATAGATGATTTTTATGTAAAAGAATTAGAAAATTTTGATAAATAA
- a CDS encoding response regulator yields the protein MNKYTILIVDDTPENLDVLAGILNEEYNIKVAKNGKIALKIAEKFLPDLILLDIMMPEMDGYEVCRNLKNNIQTKNIPVIFVTAKDQEVDEKLGFEAGAVDYLTKPIRPTITKARIKTHLKLANQTKALAIEVDKKTKEIQNTQLEIIRKLGLAAEYKDNETGAHIIRMSTYSKLLALEYGIPEYEANLLFNAAPMHDIGKIGIPDNILQKPGKLNDKEWQIMKTHSNIGAKIIGDHPSDLLKMAKIVALEHHEKYNGKGYPRGLKDNEISIYASIVAIADVFDALTSKRPYKEPWPSEKALNLIKEERGEHFHPELVDCFINIFDKILEVKLNFQD from the coding sequence ATGAATAAATATACTATATTAATAGTCGATGATACCCCAGAAAATCTTGATGTTTTAGCAGGTATTTTAAATGAAGAATATAATATAAAAGTAGCTAAAAATGGAAAAATAGCACTAAAAATAGCTGAAAAATTTTTACCTGATTTGATTTTATTAGACATAATGATGCCTGAGATGGACGGCTATGAAGTTTGTAGAAACTTAAAAAATAATATTCAGACTAAAAATATTCCTGTAATATTTGTAACAGCTAAAGATCAAGAAGTTGATGAAAAGCTCGGATTTGAAGCTGGTGCAGTAGATTATTTAACAAAACCCATAAGACCAACTATCACAAAAGCACGAATTAAAACACATTTAAAACTAGCTAATCAAACAAAAGCACTAGCAATTGAAGTAGATAAAAAAACAAAAGAGATACAAAATACTCAATTAGAAATAATTAGAAAATTAGGTTTAGCTGCTGAATATAAAGATAATGAAACTGGTGCTCATATTATTAGAATGAGTACTTATTCAAAGCTTTTAGCATTAGAATATGGTATTCCAGAATATGAAGCTAATCTTTTATTTAATGCTGCACCTATGCATGATATTGGAAAAATTGGTATCCCAGATAATATTCTTCAAAAACCTGGAAAACTAAATGATAAAGAATGGCAAATTATGAAAACACATTCTAATATAGGAGCAAAAATAATAGGTGATCATCCTTCAGATTTATTAAAAATGGCAAAAATAGTTGCATTGGAACATCATGAAAAATATAATGGGAAAGGATATCCCCGAGGATTAAAAGATAATGAAATAAGCATTTACGCTTCTATTGTTGCTATTGCTGATGTTTTTGATGCTCTTACAAGTAAAAGACCATATAAAGAGCCTTGGCCATCAGAAAAAGCTTTGAATTTAATAAAAGAAGAACGCGGAGAGCATTTCCATCCAGAATTAGTTGATTGTTTTATTAATATATTTGATAAAATTTTAGAAGTTAAATTAAATTTTCAAGATTAA